One window from the genome of Romeriopsis navalis LEGE 11480 encodes:
- a CDS encoding cation:proton antiporter domain-containing protein — MQEDFRLIVDLVLVLAAAAGGGLLAALLKQPVLLGYLLAGIVVGPTGLGLIKELVQVETLAQFGVAFLLFALGVEFSFSELNKVKVISLGGGGLQILLTIVSTTLLSLFVGWVDSPTQGVFLGAILSLSSTAVVLKSLMERNETETPHGQVMLGILVVQDLALGLMLAVLPALDQPIEEIGLAIGWALLQTGLFAFGAVVAGIWLIPPLLRLIAKTESRELFLLGVCAICLGIALLTEHLGLSIEMGAFVAGLMISEVEYADEALTYVEPIRDIFAALFFAAIGMLIDPVFLWQNWSLILSLVAIVFVGKVLLITPLVRLFGYPLRTALISGLGLAQIGEFSFVLSSEGRSLGLVSQRVYLLILGTTAVTLVVTPFVLRLVPQLLEWAESVPWLDRYLTQADVPVEVADDVPQDAHVVVCGYGRIGRNIVRVLRQQQVPVVVIDQSESRVQLLRDESIPYVYGNAGSLYVLEKAGVETAQCMAIALPDPMSSRLSLKRSLEISPDLDIVVRASKPTDVELLYQLGAKEVVQPQLEASLELSAHVLSGVGNELTQVQELVQQIRNSRYATLQNDRPIKEISREVKLATSDLNSRWYVMPKSSPLLGMTLEQMDVRQLTGATLVAIRRPGGGEIDYPTLDNTLEQGDRVLLVGSKAEIAAFDDLAKGEAAVPSGANSCQWVRVEAGSPLVKQPLARLAEQFPKLVGVQAIRREGNFLRSPDDKLPVAVGDRLLLCGPMSVLQALQDWLLPDA, encoded by the coding sequence GTGCAAGAAGACTTTCGATTAATTGTTGATCTCGTGCTGGTACTGGCGGCCGCCGCGGGTGGGGGATTGTTGGCCGCGCTCCTCAAGCAGCCGGTTTTGCTAGGTTACTTACTCGCCGGGATTGTGGTTGGACCGACGGGCTTGGGGCTGATTAAAGAGCTAGTGCAAGTCGAGACCCTCGCTCAGTTTGGTGTGGCCTTTTTGCTCTTTGCCTTAGGAGTAGAATTTTCTTTCTCAGAATTGAATAAGGTTAAGGTCATTAGCCTCGGTGGGGGTGGCTTGCAAATCCTCTTGACGATCGTCAGCACAACGCTGCTGTCGTTATTTGTTGGTTGGGTTGATTCGCCGACTCAAGGGGTGTTTTTGGGGGCGATTCTGTCCCTATCTTCGACCGCAGTGGTGTTGAAGTCACTGATGGAGCGGAATGAAACTGAAACGCCCCATGGCCAAGTAATGCTCGGTATTTTGGTGGTGCAGGATCTGGCTTTGGGCCTGATGTTGGCGGTTTTGCCGGCGTTGGATCAGCCGATCGAAGAAATTGGCCTAGCGATCGGCTGGGCCTTGCTGCAAACCGGGCTGTTTGCCTTCGGGGCGGTGGTTGCCGGAATTTGGTTGATTCCGCCGTTGCTCCGCTTAATTGCCAAAACCGAGAGCCGCGAGTTGTTTCTGCTGGGTGTCTGTGCGATTTGTTTGGGGATTGCTTTGTTGACGGAGCATTTGGGTTTATCGATCGAGATGGGCGCATTTGTGGCGGGGTTGATGATTTCGGAGGTGGAATATGCGGACGAAGCCTTGACCTATGTGGAGCCGATTCGCGATATTTTTGCGGCCCTATTCTTTGCCGCGATCGGGATGTTGATTGATCCGGTGTTTCTCTGGCAGAACTGGTCCTTGATCTTGAGTTTGGTGGCGATCGTTTTTGTCGGTAAGGTCTTATTGATTACGCCCCTCGTGCGGTTGTTTGGTTATCCCCTGCGCACGGCGTTGATTAGTGGTTTGGGGTTGGCCCAGATTGGCGAATTTTCCTTTGTGCTATCGAGTGAAGGCCGCTCCTTGGGCTTGGTTTCCCAGCGAGTCTATTTACTGATTTTGGGGACAACGGCGGTGACGCTGGTGGTGACGCCGTTTGTGCTGCGGTTGGTGCCGCAATTGCTGGAGTGGGCGGAGTCGGTGCCCTGGCTCGATCGCTATCTGACTCAGGCAGATGTGCCCGTGGAAGTGGCGGATGACGTGCCCCAGGATGCCCATGTGGTGGTCTGTGGTTATGGCCGCATTGGGCGGAATATTGTGCGCGTCTTGCGCCAGCAGCAGGTGCCGGTGGTGGTGATTGACCAATCGGAAAGTCGAGTCCAGCTCCTGCGGGATGAATCGATTCCCTATGTGTATGGCAATGCCGGGAGTCTCTATGTGCTGGAAAAGGCCGGTGTCGAAACCGCACAATGTATGGCCATTGCCTTGCCAGACCCCATGAGTTCGCGTCTGTCGCTGAAGCGATCGCTAGAAATCTCCCCCGATCTGGATATTGTGGTGCGGGCCAGCAAGCCCACCGATGTGGAGTTGCTGTATCAATTGGGGGCGAAGGAAGTCGTGCAGCCGCAACTGGAGGCGAGTTTAGAACTTTCTGCCCATGTTTTGAGTGGGGTGGGGAATGAGCTGACCCAGGTGCAGGAGTTGGTGCAGCAGATTCGGAATTCGCGCTATGCCACGTTGCAGAATGATCGGCCGATCAAGGAGATTTCCCGTGAAGTGAAGCTCGCAACGAGTGACTTAAATAGCCGCTGGTACGTCATGCCCAAGAGTTCGCCGCTGTTAGGCATGACCCTAGAGCAGATGGATGTCCGGCAGTTAACCGGGGCCACGCTGGTGGCGATTCGTCGTCCGGGGGGTGGGGAGATTGATTATCCGACCCTGGATAACACGTTGGAGCAGGGCGATCGGGTGCTGCTGGTTGGCAGTAAGGCTGAGATTGCCGCCTTTGACGATTTAGCGAAGGGGGAAGCAGCGGTGCCTTCCGGGGCGAATTCCTGCCAGTGGGTGCGGGTCGAAGCGGGGAGTCCCTTGGTTAAGCAACCGTTGGCCCGCTTGGCGGAGCAATTCCCCAAATTAGTCGGGGTGCAGGCGATTCGGCGCGAGGGTAATTTCCTACGATCACCGGATGACAAGTTACCAGTGGCGGTAGGCGATCGACTGCTGCTGTGCGGCCCGATGTCCGTTCTGCAAGCCTTGCAAGACTGGCTTCTCCCAGATGCTTAA
- a CDS encoding late competence development ComFB family protein — protein MSIEKIVEQALQDGYLTPAMEAEVGRICDTASELMIEEYMALDRLMGALLTGEVVAVPRKQFINVMEELVLTESIARVAEIEATSDRTLDLGDIAAYALNRLPPLYATTEEGANYQRNRAKEDLHVLIAQCVSEAIAQNLDRPDFFPERQALGKNGSKEEMLSQVSSLLQAYAPSFEGQHAR, from the coding sequence ATGAGCATTGAAAAGATTGTCGAACAAGCCCTGCAAGATGGATACCTAACTCCAGCGATGGAAGCTGAAGTTGGTCGCATTTGTGACACGGCTTCTGAGCTAATGATCGAAGAATACATGGCCCTAGATCGCTTGATGGGGGCTTTGTTGACAGGGGAAGTGGTGGCTGTCCCACGCAAGCAATTTATTAACGTGATGGAGGAGCTGGTCCTCACCGAATCCATCGCGCGCGTGGCGGAAATCGAAGCAACTAGCGATCGCACCTTAGATTTAGGTGACATCGCCGCCTATGCCTTGAATCGCCTGCCGCCGCTATATGCGACCACGGAAGAAGGCGCGAATTATCAGCGCAACCGGGCCAAAGAAGATTTGCATGTGCTAATTGCTCAATGTGTGAGCGAAGCCATTGCACAAAACCTCGACCGTCCGGATTTCTTCCCCGAACGTCAAGCCTTGGGCAAGAACGGCTCCAAAGAGGAGATGCTGTCGCAGGTCAGCAGTTTGCTGCAAGCCTACGCGCCGAGCTTCGAAGGTCAGCACGCTCGCTAA
- a CDS encoding glycosyltransferase family 4 protein gives MKILQLHNRYQIRGGEDGVQQAEALLLQQYGHQVDVLEVSNDDIVSPIDKGLTAVRAIYSFPAKRQVATRIAQVQPDVVHVHNFFPLLSPSIYDACADQGVPVVQTLHNYRLVCVKAMLFRENQVCEACLDRRHPWLGVKHACYRDSPTQSAVLATMLATHRWRRTWENKVDAFITLTDFQRQKLIQAGLPAAKLHTKPNFLATAADLPASATTSVAATEPFVLFVGRLSEEKGIAVAIQAYQHNPQLPGLKIVGDGPDRVMLEQQVAAAGLSQKIQFLGYQQKPQVLMLMQQALALVFPSIWYEGFPLTIVEAFGCGLPPIVSRLGSMAEIVQHQQNGLHFTTNDPVDLAQQIHRIAQQPEFQQALAAAAHETYQQLYTPAQNYAQLMAIYDRVLQVA, from the coding sequence ATGAAGATTTTACAACTGCATAACCGCTATCAAATTCGGGGTGGTGAAGATGGTGTGCAGCAGGCAGAAGCGTTATTGCTGCAGCAGTATGGGCATCAGGTCGATGTCCTGGAAGTGAGTAATGACGATATCGTTAGTCCGATCGATAAGGGCCTGACGGCAGTGCGGGCGATTTATTCATTCCCGGCGAAACGCCAAGTTGCGACCAGAATCGCCCAGGTGCAGCCGGACGTTGTGCATGTGCATAACTTTTTTCCGCTGTTATCCCCTTCGATCTATGACGCCTGTGCGGATCAAGGTGTGCCGGTGGTGCAGACGTTGCACAACTATCGGTTAGTTTGTGTGAAGGCGATGTTATTTCGTGAAAATCAGGTGTGTGAAGCCTGCCTCGATCGCCGTCATCCCTGGCTTGGGGTGAAACATGCTTGCTATCGAGATTCCCCAACGCAAAGTGCAGTTTTGGCCACGATGTTAGCCACCCACCGTTGGCGGCGCACCTGGGAGAATAAGGTGGATGCATTCATCACACTGACGGATTTTCAGCGGCAGAAGTTAATTCAAGCGGGCTTACCTGCCGCGAAACTCCATACGAAACCCAATTTTTTGGCGACTGCGGCTGACTTGCCCGCATCCGCCACAACATCAGTTGCGGCCACCGAACCGTTTGTGCTCTTTGTCGGGCGATTGTCGGAGGAAAAAGGGATTGCGGTGGCGATTCAGGCGTATCAGCATAATCCCCAATTGCCAGGGCTAAAAATTGTCGGAGATGGCCCCGATCGGGTGATGCTTGAACAGCAAGTGGCCGCAGCTGGTTTGAGTCAGAAGATTCAGTTCTTAGGCTATCAGCAGAAGCCCCAGGTCTTAATGCTGATGCAGCAGGCCCTCGCGCTGGTGTTTCCCTCGATTTGGTACGAGGGGTTTCCATTGACTATCGTGGAAGCGTTTGGCTGTGGATTGCCGCCGATTGTTTCGCGCTTAGGTAGCATGGCGGAAATTGTCCAGCATCAGCAAAATGGATTGCACTTTACCACGAATGATCCGGTGGACTTAGCGCAACAAATTCATCGGATTGCCCAACAGCCGGAGTTCCAGCAAGCATTAGCCGCCGCTGCCCACGAAACCTACCAACAGCTCTACACCCCCGCCCAAAATTACGCGCAGCTCATGGCGATTTACGATCGCGTATTACAAGTGGCTTGA
- a CDS encoding glycosyltransferase family 4 protein, whose translation MKVLLSAYACEPNRGSEPGVGWNMAKTIASKQQVHVLTSATHRAGIEAELANHPDPNLEFTYLDPFRWVYDWSREKRIQVDVHLHYYLWQIKAYQVAKVLHQQQAFDLAHHVTYVKYYSPSFLAWLPIPFIWGPVGGAEAAPAPFWQDFKLRDRLYETLRTIGRTVGELDPFVRMTVRRSAMLWATTQDTAARLRHLGGAPQRVFVESSLHLHADDLQRLAALPPVSQTSVRFISIGRLLHWKGFHLGIRAFAAANLPNAEFWIVGTGPEAENLQALAESLNVADRVKFFGYLPQAQAMEKLGQASVLVHPSLHDSGGWVCLEAMAAARPVLCLDLGGPGAQVNSSIGFKVPATTPTDSVQKMAQIMQQLAQNPRQIQTIGNAAQMHVQATYAWAQRAVFLDQLYAEVVPRVAAPPVVRTPVGATAKQP comes from the coding sequence ATGAAAGTTTTATTGTCTGCCTATGCTTGTGAACCAAACCGGGGTTCGGAGCCGGGGGTTGGTTGGAATATGGCGAAAACCATCGCCAGTAAACAACAAGTGCATGTGCTGACGAGTGCGACCCATCGTGCGGGAATTGAGGCGGAGCTGGCCAATCACCCTGATCCAAATTTAGAATTTACTTATCTTGATCCCTTTCGCTGGGTATATGACTGGAGCCGGGAAAAGCGGATTCAAGTGGATGTGCATCTGCATTATTACCTGTGGCAGATTAAGGCGTATCAAGTTGCGAAAGTCCTACATCAGCAACAGGCGTTTGATCTGGCGCATCACGTTACCTACGTTAAGTACTATAGTCCGAGTTTTTTAGCCTGGTTGCCGATTCCTTTTATCTGGGGGCCGGTGGGTGGCGCAGAAGCGGCTCCAGCACCATTTTGGCAAGATTTTAAGTTGCGCGATCGCCTCTATGAAACGCTGCGGACGATCGGACGGACGGTGGGTGAACTTGATCCGTTTGTGCGGATGACGGTGCGGCGCAGTGCTATGTTGTGGGCGACAACGCAGGATACGGCGGCGCGGCTGCGGCATTTGGGTGGTGCGCCCCAGCGGGTTTTTGTCGAATCGAGTTTGCATCTACATGCCGATGATTTGCAGCGGTTGGCGGCGCTCCCGCCGGTGAGTCAAACGTCAGTGCGGTTTATTAGCATTGGCCGGTTGTTGCATTGGAAAGGGTTTCACTTAGGCATTCGGGCGTTTGCGGCGGCGAATCTGCCAAATGCCGAATTTTGGATCGTTGGTACAGGGCCGGAAGCAGAAAATTTGCAAGCGTTGGCTGAATCGTTAAATGTAGCCGATCGGGTCAAATTCTTTGGTTATTTACCCCAAGCCCAAGCGATGGAGAAACTCGGTCAAGCGAGTGTGCTGGTCCACCCGAGTTTGCATGATTCGGGTGGCTGGGTGTGTCTTGAGGCGATGGCGGCGGCGCGGCCAGTCTTATGTTTGGATTTGGGCGGGCCGGGCGCGCAGGTCAACTCGTCGATCGGGTTTAAAGTGCCAGCCACAACCCCCACAGACTCGGTGCAAAAAATGGCCCAGATTATGCAGCAGTTAGCCCAAAATCCGCGCCAGATTCAAACTATCGGTAATGCTGCACAGATGCATGTGCAAGCCACCTATGCTTGGGCCCAACGAGCGGTGTTTCTCGATCAGCTCTATGCCGAAGTGGTACCAAGGGTGGCGGCCCCGCCGGTTGTCCGGACGCCGGTTGGCGCCACTGCAAAGCAGCCTTAG
- a CDS encoding glycosyltransferase family 39 protein: MKRFSGLRGMVRFIPIVIITLGIVFRISHLDAKVYWGDEVYSSLRIFGHSTQTLVKTVATSQPVSAEILQQFQQKSPSLGVADTVKVLAKEDAHLPPLYFVLARLWADVFGDSIVALRSLSVLFSLLALPCFYGLALELFGQVSVAWMMVLLAVSSPVQLVFAQEARFYSLWVLTTALASWCLLRALRQKTWMSWGIFTLTLILNLYGQFLALLTLAGYGVYVLLTHYWGQQQPIVTGNATAIDAPASDALPPGYVGRPFYAMRGEASGATAAMGATAASGIAASVSLPSFDLWRWRSVGQFMLASGLGVLAFVPWLWIYLTRTQVNNHDRIDQSTSLVNLARSWFVNFSRLFIDFNWDAASPKPVLLVLALATLGCVAVVAWALYRMCREVPLQTSLFVIVLIGLIPLLLVKMALHGAFPARYLLPTYMGIHLALAYGLGTRLSVLTNPPQRRVYSAIAAAILGVGLLSCASNVNAEAWWHKQFSNCNPAIARRVNQATRPLIISDGSGGVFFDHALSNLLSLAHYVSPQTQFQIAIAPQVPQVAAGFSEQFVVTPSQTLVKGLAAQSKSGALIPLQSLTQEYRESLVCLWQLD; encoded by the coding sequence ATGAAACGATTCTCTGGGCTACGGGGGATGGTGCGATTTATTCCGATCGTTATTATTACTTTAGGTATTGTTTTTCGAATTTCGCATTTGGACGCAAAGGTTTATTGGGGCGACGAGGTTTATTCCTCACTACGTATTTTTGGTCATAGTACACAAACACTGGTTAAAACTGTCGCCACAAGTCAACCGGTTTCAGCGGAAATCTTGCAACAATTCCAGCAGAAATCGCCATCGCTGGGTGTGGCGGATACAGTCAAAGTTTTAGCGAAGGAAGATGCCCATTTACCGCCGTTGTATTTTGTCCTAGCGCGGTTGTGGGCCGATGTATTTGGGGATTCGATCGTCGCGCTACGGAGTCTGTCGGTACTTTTCAGTTTGTTGGCCTTGCCTTGTTTCTATGGATTGGCCCTGGAGCTGTTTGGCCAAGTCAGTGTGGCCTGGATGATGGTGCTGCTGGCGGTGAGTTCGCCGGTCCAGTTAGTCTTTGCCCAAGAAGCGCGGTTTTACAGTCTGTGGGTTTTGACCACGGCGCTGGCCAGTTGGTGTTTGTTGCGGGCTTTGCGGCAGAAAACTTGGATGAGTTGGGGGATCTTCACACTGACGCTGATCCTCAATCTGTACGGTCAATTTTTGGCTTTGTTAACCTTGGCGGGTTATGGCGTGTACGTCCTGCTCACGCATTACTGGGGGCAGCAACAGCCGATTGTGACCGGTAACGCAACGGCGATCGATGCCCCCGCGAGTGATGCCTTGCCCCCTGGCTATGTGGGCCGGCCGTTCTACGCAATGCGGGGTGAAGCCTCTGGGGCAACGGCGGCGATGGGTGCGACTGCCGCAAGTGGAATTGCCGCCTCGGTATCGTTGCCATCCTTTGATCTGTGGCGTTGGCGATCGGTCGGACAATTTATGCTGGCGAGTGGTCTTGGGGTGCTAGCGTTTGTGCCCTGGTTGTGGATTTATTTGACTCGGACGCAGGTCAATAATCACGATCGGATTGATCAATCGACGAGCTTGGTGAACTTGGCCCGCAGTTGGTTTGTCAACTTCAGTCGGTTGTTTATTGATTTCAATTGGGATGCGGCTTCACCCAAGCCGGTGTTGTTGGTGTTGGCGCTTGCTACCCTCGGCTGTGTGGCTGTTGTGGCCTGGGCCCTGTATCGGATGTGCCGTGAGGTGCCGTTACAGACATCGCTATTTGTCATCGTGCTGATTGGGTTGATTCCCTTGTTGTTGGTGAAGATGGCGTTGCATGGGGCCTTTCCTGCCCGGTATTTGCTGCCGACTTACATGGGTATCCATTTGGCGTTGGCCTATGGGCTCGGGACGCGGTTATCGGTGTTGACTAATCCACCCCAGCGGCGAGTCTACAGTGCAATTGCGGCGGCTATTTTGGGCGTCGGATTATTGTCCTGTGCGAGTAATGTCAATGCGGAAGCCTGGTGGCATAAGCAATTTAGCAATTGCAATCCGGCGATCGCCCGGCGGGTGAATCAGGCCACCCGACCTTTGATTATTAGCGATGGCAGTGGTGGGGTGTTTTTTGACCATGCATTAAGTAATCTCTTATCGCTGGCGCATTATGTGTCTCCCCAGACGCAGTTTCAGATTGCGATTGCGCCGCAGGTCCCACAAGTTGCCGCTGGCTTTAGCGAGCAATTTGTCGTGACGCCATCCCAAACATTGGTCAAAGGCTTGGCCGCACAGTCAAAATCCGGTGCACTAATTCCATTGCAGTCCTTAACTCAGGAGTATCGTGAGTCACTGGTTTGTTTATGGCAGCTGGATTAA
- a CDS encoding ATP adenylyltransferase family protein: MPTHTPLNIWQKTLDRTVSALASGALQSIPTHYEWLEDNGIQFLVRIVDNIRRKVEAKKEQKKRGPDFNPFLPYEEELFVTDLSPTHVALLNKFNVVEHHLLIITRAFESQESLLTIRDFEALWAVLREIDGFAFYNGGRLAGASQPHKHLQVIPLPFVPDDPQPHARLPIEPLIKASLPAAGVATVPTLPFQQAIAPLNLTVTMPVAQAAQQLQAAYHALLQACDMAIGDGVSATPAAGAYNLLATRDWMFLVPRTEEGVGKIGVNSLGFAGALLVKNEKQLQRLKQSRPIEILAQVGKSRAV, translated from the coding sequence ATGCCGACTCATACACCGCTGAATATTTGGCAGAAAACCCTCGATCGCACGGTATCAGCCCTAGCGAGTGGGGCTTTGCAGTCTATTCCGACGCATTATGAATGGCTGGAAGACAATGGCATCCAATTTTTGGTTCGGATTGTCGATAATATTCGCCGCAAGGTCGAAGCGAAGAAAGAACAGAAAAAACGCGGTCCCGATTTCAATCCCTTCCTACCCTACGAAGAAGAATTATTCGTCACCGACCTCTCGCCCACCCATGTCGCCCTACTCAATAAATTCAACGTTGTCGAACACCATTTACTGATCATCACGCGCGCCTTTGAATCTCAAGAATCCCTGCTGACGATTCGAGACTTCGAGGCCCTCTGGGCAGTGCTACGGGAAATTGACGGGTTTGCCTTCTATAACGGCGGTCGCTTAGCCGGGGCCAGTCAACCCCATAAGCATTTACAAGTGATTCCCCTGCCGTTTGTCCCTGACGATCCACAACCCCATGCCCGCTTACCAATCGAACCGTTGATCAAAGCGTCATTGCCTGCCGCGGGGGTTGCCACAGTGCCGACGTTGCCGTTTCAACAGGCGATCGCCCCATTGAATTTGACCGTGACGATGCCCGTGGCGCAAGCCGCCCAACAACTTCAGGCGGCTTATCATGCGCTGCTCCAAGCCTGTGATATGGCGATTGGTGATGGGGTGAGTGCTACCCCCGCTGCGGGTGCCTACAATTTGTTGGCCACGCGCGATTGGATGTTTTTGGTCCCGCGCACAGAAGAGGGTGTGGGCAAAATTGGGGTGAATTCTTTGGGCTTTGCTGGTGCCCTACTCGTGAAAAATGAGAAACAACTGCAACGCCTGAAGCAAAGTCGACCGATCGAAATCTTGGCCCAAGTTGGGAAATCCCGAGCGGTTTAA
- a CDS encoding glutamate-5-semialdehyde dehydrogenase codes for MTIAADSLTTLAQKTRNAARQLAATPTIVRDQALAAIADALEANAAEILAANAADCEAAQTNGIGSALYARLKLNQAKLQGAIQGVRDVGHLADPIGAVQIHRELDTGLDLQRVSCPLGVLGVIFEARPDAVMQISSLAIKSGNGVILKGGQEAIRSCTALVKAIQAGLAQTDIEPAVVQLLTTREETVALLELDQYVDLIIPRGSNSFVQFVQNNTRIPVLGHADGICHLYVDAAVDFDQAVTIAVDSKTHYPAACNAIETLLVHHNIAETFLPKLATVMGEQSVELRGDAKACEILPNIAAATAEDWTTEYSDLILAIKVVDGLEAAITHINTYGSRHTEAIATTDKPTAKEFMSQVDAAGVYHNCSTRFADGFRYGFGAEVGISTQKMPPRGPVGLEGLVTYKYELVGDGHIAATYSGSDAKPFTHKDL; via the coding sequence ATGACGATCGCGGCAGATTCCCTCACGACTTTAGCCCAAAAGACCCGTAATGCGGCACGCCAACTGGCAGCAACTCCAACGATTGTGCGGGATCAGGCATTAGCGGCGATCGCCGATGCCCTAGAAGCGAATGCGGCCGAAATTTTGGCGGCGAATGCGGCGGATTGCGAAGCGGCCCAGACGAATGGCATTGGCTCGGCGCTCTATGCCCGCCTGAAGCTGAATCAAGCGAAGCTGCAAGGGGCGATTCAGGGGGTGCGGGATGTGGGCCATCTCGCGGATCCGATTGGGGCGGTGCAAATCCATCGGGAATTAGATACAGGACTGGATTTGCAGCGGGTGAGCTGTCCGCTGGGGGTCTTGGGCGTGATTTTTGAAGCCCGGCCTGATGCGGTGATGCAGATTTCGAGTTTGGCGATTAAGTCGGGGAATGGCGTGATCCTCAAGGGTGGCCAAGAGGCGATCCGATCGTGCACGGCTTTGGTTAAGGCGATTCAGGCGGGACTAGCCCAGACCGATATTGAACCGGCTGTGGTGCAACTGCTGACGACCCGCGAAGAAACGGTGGCGTTGTTGGAGTTGGATCAATATGTGGATTTGATTATTCCGCGCGGGTCCAACTCGTTTGTGCAGTTTGTGCAGAATAATACGCGGATCCCGGTGTTGGGCCATGCCGATGGGATTTGTCACTTGTACGTGGATGCGGCGGTGGATTTTGATCAAGCAGTGACGATCGCTGTGGATTCAAAGACACATTATCCAGCGGCTTGTAATGCGATCGAGACGCTGTTGGTACATCACAATATTGCGGAAACGTTTTTGCCGAAGCTGGCGACCGTGATGGGTGAGCAGTCTGTGGAACTCCGGGGTGATGCAAAAGCCTGTGAGATTTTGCCCAATATTGCGGCGGCGACGGCTGAGGATTGGACGACGGAATATAGTGACTTGATTTTGGCGATTAAGGTAGTGGATGGGTTGGAAGCCGCGATTACCCACATCAATACCTATGGGTCACGGCATACAGAAGCGATCGCCACGACTGATAAGCCAACAGCGAAGGAATTTATGTCTCAGGTCGATGCGGCGGGGGTGTACCACAATTGCTCAACCCGGTTTGCCGATGGTTTCCGCTATGGCTTTGGGGCGGAAGTGGGGATTAGCACTCAGAAAATGCCGCCACGGGGGCCGGTGGGATTAGAGGGTTTGGTGACGTATAAGTATGAGCTGGTGGGGGATGGACATATTGCCGCGACCTACAGTGGTAGCGATGCGAAACCGTTTACTCATAAAGATCTGTAA
- the cobM gene encoding precorrin-4 C(11)-methyltransferase, translating into MPKPIIHFIGAGPGDPDLITVKGARLLKQADVVVYADSLIPIDLINHYVKPKTEIIPTADKSLAQILEILVDRAQSGKTVIRLHDGDPCLYGAIQEQMNGLLAAGIDFEIIPGVSAYQLAAAKLRVELTQPQQIQSIILTRVSGRTQVPATEELETMAAHQASLCLYLSARHVQKAQTKLLKHYPADTPVAICFRVGWKDERILVVPLTAMASTTDRENLIRTTMYVVSPALKAATVPTEYGTSHISKPTTTATSNLYAADYDRLFRRSHELKQRDFDD; encoded by the coding sequence ATGCCCAAACCCATCATCCATTTCATCGGGGCCGGTCCCGGCGACCCTGATCTGATCACCGTCAAAGGCGCACGGCTACTCAAACAAGCCGATGTCGTGGTCTATGCCGATTCGCTCATCCCGATCGACCTGATCAACCACTACGTCAAACCCAAAACTGAAATCATTCCCACCGCCGACAAATCCCTCGCCCAAATCCTCGAAATTCTGGTCGATCGTGCCCAATCCGGCAAAACCGTCATCCGCCTCCACGACGGCGACCCCTGCCTCTACGGTGCCATCCAAGAACAAATGAACGGCCTACTTGCCGCTGGAATCGACTTTGAAATTATCCCCGGCGTCAGCGCATACCAACTTGCCGCCGCCAAGCTCCGGGTCGAACTGACCCAACCGCAACAAATTCAAAGCATTATCCTCACCCGTGTCAGTGGCCGCACCCAAGTTCCCGCCACCGAGGAACTGGAAACCATGGCGGCCCATCAAGCGAGTCTATGTCTATATCTCAGCGCCCGCCACGTCCAGAAAGCCCAAACTAAATTACTCAAACATTACCCCGCCGATACCCCCGTCGCAATTTGCTTCCGAGTCGGCTGGAAAGACGAAAGAATCTTAGTTGTACCCCTTACGGCAATGGCTTCAACCACCGATCGAGAAAACCTGATTCGCACCACCATGTACGTCGTCAGTCCGGCACTCAAAGCGGCCACAGTCCCGACGGAATATGGCACAAGTCACATAAGCAAACCCACAACTACTGCAACATCAAATTTGTATGCAGCGGATTACGATCGGTTATTCCGCCGCTCCCATGAACTGAAGCAACGGGACTTCGACGATTAA